Proteins encoded together in one Natronomonas salsuginis window:
- a CDS encoding substrate-binding domain-containing protein gives MTMDDQLNRRDMMKATGGSALTAALAGCSSLIGGEDGNGNGGNGGNGGQQQTDEVPDEPIQAGLQTFLEGAPAVLGLQAQYGAETAVRRINEAGGVAGREIELEVVEEAGAAIENYTRFVDEGKDVTFGPISSGSHEQLLPVIEEQGVVNVSTDGTVSTLYEGEDPQYSFRAQNHDVMEASAAARAAVADLGAENIDTYANINPDYAFGYDEREIFNAAIENLTGAEEVYSGNPALGASDMSSHVTAVANESPDVLFTSCWGGDATLLLDQGQSQGLFDEVGVSVGTVWYGSVNDLGEDDIQGNLWGGSRNYYWGSPSMEQWPPGQELYDEAQDEYGVVPTAHFMSGYAAVASWATATEKAAQLVGGYPSQEQIAATLENHGFYTPAGYHTVAPNHQTYSTAHFGRIEWDDDRGHAVLEDLEAIPPSHVSPPQGQVSLDWVNNW, from the coding sequence ATGACAATGGATGACCAACTGAACCGACGAGATATGATGAAGGCGACCGGCGGGAGCGCGCTGACGGCAGCGCTCGCCGGCTGTTCGTCACTGATCGGCGGCGAAGACGGCAACGGAAACGGCGGCAACGGCGGTAACGGCGGCCAACAGCAGACCGACGAGGTTCCGGACGAGCCGATTCAGGCCGGCTTGCAGACGTTCCTCGAAGGTGCGCCCGCCGTGCTCGGCCTGCAGGCGCAGTACGGGGCCGAAACCGCAGTTCGACGGATCAACGAGGCCGGCGGCGTCGCCGGACGGGAGATAGAACTCGAAGTGGTCGAGGAGGCCGGTGCGGCGATCGAGAACTACACTCGGTTCGTCGACGAGGGCAAGGACGTCACGTTCGGGCCCATCTCGAGTGGGAGCCACGAGCAACTGCTCCCGGTCATCGAGGAGCAGGGCGTCGTCAACGTCTCGACGGACGGGACGGTTTCGACGCTGTATGAGGGCGAGGATCCGCAGTACTCCTTCCGAGCCCAGAACCACGACGTGATGGAGGCATCCGCCGCGGCGCGAGCCGCGGTCGCGGACCTCGGCGCGGAGAACATCGACACGTACGCGAACATCAACCCTGACTACGCGTTCGGGTACGACGAGCGCGAGATCTTCAACGCGGCGATCGAGAACCTGACCGGCGCCGAGGAGGTTTACAGCGGGAACCCGGCGCTCGGCGCGAGCGACATGTCCTCGCACGTGACCGCGGTCGCGAACGAGTCGCCGGACGTGCTCTTTACGAGCTGTTGGGGCGGCGACGCCACGCTGTTGCTCGATCAGGGGCAATCGCAGGGGCTCTTCGACGAGGTCGGCGTCAGCGTCGGGACCGTCTGGTACGGCTCGGTCAACGATCTCGGCGAGGACGACATTCAGGGGAACCTCTGGGGCGGCTCCCGGAACTACTACTGGGGCTCGCCGTCGATGGAGCAGTGGCCGCCGGGACAAGAGCTCTACGACGAAGCGCAGGACGAATACGGCGTCGTCCCGACTGCGCACTTCATGAGCGGCTACGCGGCCGTCGCGTCGTGGGCGACCGCGACCGAGAAGGCCGCCCAACTCGTCGGCGGCTATCCGAGCCAAGAGCAGATCGCCGCGACGCTCGAAAACCACGGCTTCTACACGCCCGCCGGCTATCACACGGTTGCGCCGAACCACCAGACCTACTCGACGGCGCACTTCGGTCGCATCGAGTGGGATGACGATCGCGGGCACGCCGTGCTCGAAGACCTCGAGGCGATTCCGCCGAGCCACGTCTCGCCACCGCAGGGCCAGGTGTCGCTGGACTGGGTCAACAACTGGTAA
- a CDS encoding branched-chain amino acid ABC transporter permease has product MLESALFASPGLLVEQTLNGLFFGFILFMIATGLTIIFGVLGILNLAHGEFYALGAFLVFSIAGFLVGVVGEPTGVTSGLIFAAVVILALLVSAAVLLPVSAIIETVLIRPIYDRKEVYQLLLTYALLLMLVDVMLFIWGGTPRRLEGVFGTVNQVPTTELVGFSYPSYNIFAILVGLGVFGFLIWFFERTKTGRIVRATAINREAATAMGVSPDRVFTLVFAMGGFFAGFAGAIHGAGPISAGVEMGTNPLVLSFVVIVVGGLGSIKGAFVAALLIGVASRWAILLYPPAELAAPFAIMVAVLLLRPEGLYGTWGEIE; this is encoded by the coding sequence ATGCTTGAATCCGCGCTCTTCGCCTCGCCCGGCCTGCTCGTCGAGCAGACACTCAACGGGCTCTTTTTCGGGTTCATCCTGTTTATGATCGCGACCGGGCTGACGATCATCTTCGGCGTCCTCGGGATCTTGAACCTCGCGCACGGCGAGTTCTACGCGCTCGGCGCGTTCCTCGTGTTCAGCATTGCCGGGTTTCTCGTCGGCGTCGTCGGGGAACCGACCGGGGTGACTTCCGGATTGATCTTCGCCGCCGTGGTGATCCTCGCATTGCTCGTCTCGGCGGCCGTGCTGTTACCGGTGAGCGCGATCATCGAGACCGTGCTCATTAGACCGATCTACGACCGAAAGGAGGTGTATCAGCTCCTCTTGACCTACGCGCTCCTCCTGATGCTCGTCGACGTGATGTTGTTCATCTGGGGCGGCACCCCGCGACGGCTGGAGGGTGTCTTCGGGACGGTCAATCAGGTACCGACGACCGAACTCGTCGGGTTCAGCTATCCGAGCTACAACATCTTCGCCATTCTGGTCGGCCTCGGCGTGTTCGGATTCCTGATCTGGTTTTTCGAGCGGACGAAGACCGGCCGCATCGTGCGTGCGACCGCGATCAACCGCGAGGCGGCGACGGCGATGGGCGTCAGCCCTGATCGCGTGTTCACGCTCGTCTTCGCGATGGGCGGGTTCTTCGCCGGCTTTGCGGGTGCGATCCACGGTGCCGGACCCATCTCAGCGGGTGTCGAGATGGGGACGAACCCGCTCGTGCTCTCGTTCGTCGTCATCGTCGTCGGCGGTCTCGGATCGATCAAGGGTGCGTTCGTTGCCGCACTCCTCATCGGCGTCGCGAGCCGATGGGCGATATTGCTGTATCCGCCGGCCGAACTGGCCGCGCCGTTCGCTATCATGGTCGCTGTACTACTGCTGAGACCGGAGGGTCTCTACGGAACCTGGGGTGAGATCGAATGA
- a CDS encoding 2-amino-3,7-dideoxy-D-threo-hept-6-ulosonate synthase: MTPGITARLQRIGTDGRYVVVPMDHGITIGAVKGLKDIESTIDAVTRGGADSVLTQKGVARRVHGNKNGAGYIAHLNGSTTIGPDANDKRPTGSVKAALRAGADAVSFHINVGSNHERKQIEGLGRLTDQAANYGLPVLAMAYARGPDIQGDDPEALGHAVRLAEELGADLIKTGYSGDAESFEHVCESTSRPVLIAGGSPDGDLESLRAVRGAMDAGGAGVSMGRTIFQHDDPERMARAVALVVHEDLGAAEALERAEL, encoded by the coding sequence ATGACACCAGGGATCACAGCACGCCTACAGCGAATCGGGACAGACGGTCGGTACGTGGTCGTACCGATGGATCACGGGATCACGATCGGGGCCGTCAAGGGACTGAAGGACATCGAATCGACGATCGACGCCGTCACGCGGGGCGGCGCCGACTCGGTACTGACACAGAAGGGGGTCGCGCGCCGCGTCCACGGTAACAAAAACGGCGCGGGCTACATCGCCCATCTGAACGGATCGACCACCATCGGCCCCGATGCGAACGACAAACGACCCACCGGCTCGGTCAAGGCCGCACTGCGGGCCGGCGCCGACGCCGTCTCGTTCCACATCAACGTCGGCTCGAATCACGAGCGCAAACAGATCGAAGGGCTCGGCCGGCTGACCGATCAGGCCGCCAACTACGGGCTGCCCGTTCTCGCGATGGCGTACGCCAGAGGCCCCGACATCCAGGGCGACGATCCCGAGGCGCTCGGCCACGCGGTCAGGCTCGCTGAGGAACTCGGCGCGGATCTGATAAAGACGGGCTACAGCGGCGACGCCGAGAGCTTCGAACACGTCTGTGAATCGACGAGCCGCCCGGTGCTCATCGCCGGCGGCTCGCCCGACGGCGACCTCGAATCGCTCCGCGCGGTGCGGGGCGCGATGGACGCCGGTGGCGCAGGCGTCTCGATGGGACGAACGATCTTCCAGCACGACGATCCCGAGCGGATGGCTCGTGCCGTCGCCTTGGTCGTTCACGAGGACCTCGGTGCCGCCGAGGCGCTCGAACGTGCCGAACTGTAA
- the trpA gene encoding tryptophan synthase subunit alpha: MSLDDAFDEPAFVPYLAAGDPDFESSIEYVEALARGGADVIELGLPFSEPIAEGPTIQRAVVRALDGGMTPERFFEFVEALDVDVPLVCMTYYNLLYQYGDEPVRPFVERAAEVGISGFVVPDLPAEEADLLREACDEFGLDLIFIVAPTTAGERLERIMDRVSGYVYVQARLGVTGARTSLSDHTAETLARLEDYDVPKAVGFGISTGEHAAGVVEAGADGVIVGSALVDIVADGHDNDDPTADVAARLEVLARELKAGALEGSQRRSRPERT, translated from the coding sequence GTGAGCCTCGACGACGCCTTCGACGAACCGGCGTTCGTGCCGTATCTCGCGGCCGGTGACCCGGACTTCGAGTCGTCCATCGAGTACGTCGAGGCGCTCGCCCGCGGCGGCGCGGACGTGATCGAACTCGGTCTCCCGTTCTCCGAGCCGATCGCCGAGGGGCCGACGATCCAGCGGGCGGTCGTCCGCGCGCTCGACGGCGGCATGACGCCCGAACGGTTCTTCGAGTTCGTCGAGGCGCTCGATGTCGACGTGCCGCTCGTCTGCATGACGTACTACAACCTGCTCTACCAGTACGGCGACGAACCGGTCCGTCCGTTCGTCGAGCGAGCCGCCGAAGTCGGGATTTCGGGGTTCGTCGTCCCCGACTTACCCGCCGAGGAGGCGGACCTCCTCCGCGAGGCCTGCGACGAGTTCGGCCTCGACCTGATCTTCATCGTCGCGCCGACGACGGCCGGCGAGCGTCTCGAACGGATCATGGACCGCGTGTCGGGCTACGTCTACGTGCAGGCGCGCCTCGGCGTCACCGGCGCGCGCACTTCGTTGTCGGACCACACCGCCGAGACGCTGGCGCGACTCGAGGATTACGACGTCCCGAAGGCGGTCGGGTTCGGTATCTCGACGGGCGAGCACGCCGCGGGCGTCGTCGAAGCGGGGGCGGACGGCGTCATCGTCGGCTCTGCGTTGGTCGATATCGTCGCCGACGGGCACGACAACGACGACCCCACGGCCGACGTCGCAGCCCGGCTCGAAGTGCTCGCCCGTGAATTGAAGGCGGGCGCACTCGAGGGTTCGCAACGTCGTTCGCGACCGGAACGGACTTGA